From the Roseibium salinum genome, one window contains:
- a CDS encoding patatin-like phospholipase family protein, whose product MPVLEALDDLGLKPTRIAGSSIGAIMGAAYASGLSGEEVRQIALEIFADRNSVLSRLWQLRPRRIADVFRPGPVQFDPERVLEVFLASYLPDRFEDLHIPLRVLATDFYGCEEVDFETGPLLPAIAASIAIPAIFRPVRLDGRILIDGGVVNPLPFDGLRATCDIVIAVDVVGAPVPRANKDDISMLDSLFGSSQILMQTITNQKLKIDQPDILVRPPHDAIRVLDFMKAEHILNTAESLRETTKEKLELLIKEPMELT is encoded by the coding sequence ATCCCGGTTCTGGAAGCGCTGGACGATCTCGGCCTGAAGCCCACCAGGATCGCCGGCTCGTCCATAGGCGCGATCATGGGCGCGGCCTATGCCAGCGGGCTTAGCGGCGAAGAGGTCCGGCAGATCGCCCTGGAGATTTTCGCCGACCGCAACAGCGTGCTGTCCCGGCTCTGGCAGCTCAGGCCCCGGCGGATTGCCGATGTGTTCCGACCCGGGCCCGTTCAGTTCGACCCGGAACGGGTTCTGGAAGTCTTTCTGGCCAGCTACCTGCCGGACCGGTTCGAGGACCTTCATATTCCCCTGCGCGTGCTGGCGACCGACTTTTACGGCTGTGAGGAAGTCGATTTCGAAACCGGCCCCCTTCTTCCGGCCATCGCGGCATCAATAGCGATTCCCGCCATTTTCCGGCCCGTCAGACTCGACGGCCGTATCCTGATCGATGGCGGGGTGGTTAATCCACTACCTTTTGACGGTCTGCGCGCGACCTGCGACATCGTCATTGCTGTCGATGTCGTGGGCGCCCCTGTTCCACGGGCGAACAAGGACGATATCAGCATGCTGGACTCGCTCTTCGGCTCGTCGCAGATCCTGATGCAGACCATCACAAATCAAAAACTCAAAATAGATCAGCCGGATATCCTGGTGCGCCCGCCACATGACGCAATCCGCGTCCTGGATTTCATGAAAGCGGAACACATTCTGAATACCGCGGAGTCTTTACGGGAAACTACGAAGGAGAAACTCGAGCTATTGATAAAAGAGCCAATGGAACTTACTTGA
- a CDS encoding MBL fold metallo-hydrolase, protein MAAVVSAILACMSQALWRVRRFKHAAASLVGLPLLLAAAQPALAVCQLVADAPYRDLLPGEARVWQAALGPGEVQIRYIGHSTFELETPKGVRIATDYNDSVRPFLPPTVATMNGAHSTHYARNPDPSIEHLLFGWDPGGGPLDHDLTVQDVRIRNIQTNIRGWDGETRRLGNSIFIFEVADLCLAHLGHLHHRLTDEDLKRLGQIDIVFAAIDNSSTLRLDSLMDVLADIGPAMVIPMHFHFAGALEAFVGRATEAGYEIVRADRPKLVVSRGSLPVRKTVYVMLPGGP, encoded by the coding sequence ATGGCAGCAGTCGTTTCCGCAATTCTGGCCTGTATGTCCCAGGCTCTCTGGCGCGTGCGCCGTTTCAAGCACGCGGCAGCGTCACTCGTCGGCCTGCCGCTCTTGCTGGCGGCGGCACAGCCTGCCCTTGCCGTTTGCCAGCTGGTTGCCGACGCCCCTTACCGGGACCTCTTGCCCGGTGAGGCGCGCGTATGGCAGGCCGCGCTCGGGCCCGGCGAGGTCCAGATCCGTTATATCGGCCACTCCACATTCGAGCTGGAAACCCCGAAGGGCGTGCGCATCGCCACGGATTACAACGACAGTGTCCGGCCTTTTCTGCCCCCGACCGTCGCGACCATGAACGGTGCCCACAGCACCCATTACGCGCGCAATCCCGATCCCAGTATCGAACACCTTCTCTTCGGCTGGGACCCGGGCGGCGGACCGTTGGACCACGACCTGACGGTTCAAGACGTCCGCATCCGGAACATCCAGACGAATATTCGCGGCTGGGACGGGGAAACGCGCCGCCTGGGCAATTCCATCTTCATTTTCGAAGTCGCCGATCTCTGCCTCGCCCATCTCGGCCATCTGCATCACCGGCTGACCGATGAAGACCTCAAGCGGCTCGGACAGATCGATATCGTCTTCGCCGCGATCGACAATTCCTCGACCCTGCGGCTGGACAGCCTGATGGACGTGCTGGCAGACATCGGGCCGGCCATGGTCATCCCGATGCATTTTCACTTTGCCGGCGCCCTGGAGGCCTTCGTGGGGCGGGCGACCGAGGCCGGATACGAGATTGTGCGGGCGGACAGGCCGAAGCTGGTCGTCAGCCGGGGAAGCCTTCCCGTGCGCAAGACGGTTTACGTCATGCTGCCGGGAGGTCCGTAG
- the rsmD gene encoding 16S rRNA (guanine(966)-N(2))-methyltransferase RsmD encodes MRIVAGRYKGAALAAPKSQDTRPTSDRLRETIFNILAHGLDVDLDGARVLDLFAGTGALGFEAISRGARHCTFIEEGAEARGAIRRNMETLGLNGAAKIFRRDAVRLGSAGTIEPFDLVFADPPYGKGLGEKALASAAAGGWLKPGAVCVLEERASADIEIPDGFSGLDRRKTGDSQVVFLSFGTPATDLPAA; translated from the coding sequence GTGAGAATTGTTGCCGGCCGTTACAAGGGGGCGGCGCTTGCCGCTCCCAAATCGCAGGACACGCGTCCGACGAGCGACCGGCTGAGGGAGACGATCTTCAACATTCTCGCCCATGGTCTCGATGTCGATCTGGACGGCGCCCGGGTTCTGGACCTGTTTGCCGGAACCGGGGCGCTGGGCTTTGAGGCCATCAGCCGCGGTGCCCGCCATTGCACCTTCATAGAAGAAGGGGCGGAAGCACGCGGTGCCATCCGCCGCAACATGGAAACGCTCGGGCTGAACGGTGCGGCAAAGATCTTCCGCCGGGATGCCGTGCGCCTCGGCAGCGCCGGAACCATCGAGCCGTTCGACCTGGTGTTTGCCGACCCGCCCTACGGCAAGGGGCTCGGCGAAAAGGCGCTTGCTTCGGCAGCCGCCGGAGGCTGGCTGAAACCGGGCGCCGTCTGTGTGCTGGAAGAACGCGCATCCGCTGATATCGAAATTCCGGACGGGTTCAGCGGCCTCGACCGGCGCAAGACGGGGGACAGCCAGGTGGTGTTCCTGAGCTTCGGAACGCCTGCTACGGACCTCCCGGCAGCATGA
- a CDS encoding pseudouridine synthase has product MTTKKSPPTRPGFSKGQGRDKRAPEKRRSAPERTAKAAPKPVVARASDDTENRGERIAKVMARAGLCSRREAETWIENGRVQLNGQVLTTPAVTVTADDTVLVDGNTLPTRERTRLWLYHKPRGLVTTNKDPEGRPTVFDRLPEDLPRVLTVGRLDINTEGLLLLTNDGGLARVLELPTTGWLRRYRVRAFGRVTQAGLDSLKEGIAIEGVLYGAIEATLDKEQGDNVWMTVGLREGKNREVKRVLEHMGLTVNRLIRVSYGPFQLMELPEGQVREIRGRVLRDQLGDTLAEEAGADFDAPLFHVPKPEAEKKPTGAKRAGGGPGERNTGERSTGERREGGQGKWLTAREGKSETDRRKAVKSERADQKQAKRKPSGPKLEKVSPRSRFRMTSDPRPRKKNYDDDGHTPPPRRIWADDGLVEDKHQQSRTERDSRSGPPKGGRSGPPRGDRSGPPREGRSGPPREGRSGPPREGRSGPPREGRSGPPREGRSGPPREGRSGPPREGRSGPPKGGRSGPPKGGRSGPPKGGRSGPPKVGRGPRGGGRS; this is encoded by the coding sequence ATGACGACAAAAAAATCTCCTCCCACACGCCCCGGCTTTTCGAAAGGTCAGGGGCGGGACAAGCGCGCACCGGAAAAACGCCGGTCCGCACCTGAGCGTACCGCCAAGGCGGCTCCGAAGCCGGTTGTCGCGCGCGCATCCGATGATACCGAGAACCGCGGTGAACGCATCGCCAAGGTGATGGCGCGGGCCGGGCTGTGCTCGCGTCGTGAGGCCGAGACCTGGATCGAGAACGGCCGCGTCCAGCTGAACGGCCAGGTTCTGACCACGCCGGCCGTTACGGTAACGGCCGACGACACGGTGCTCGTCGACGGCAACACGCTGCCGACCCGTGAGCGCACGCGTCTGTGGCTCTACCACAAGCCGCGCGGTCTCGTGACCACCAACAAGGATCCCGAGGGCCGGCCCACGGTGTTCGACAGGCTGCCGGAGGACCTGCCGCGCGTGCTGACCGTCGGCCGCCTCGATATCAACACGGAAGGCCTGCTGCTGCTCACCAATGACGGTGGCCTCGCCCGCGTGCTGGAGCTGCCCACCACCGGCTGGCTGCGCCGCTACCGCGTGCGCGCCTTCGGCAGGGTGACACAGGCGGGTCTTGACAGCCTAAAAGAGGGCATTGCCATCGAAGGTGTCCTTTACGGGGCCATCGAGGCGACCCTCGACAAGGAGCAGGGCGACAATGTCTGGATGACTGTCGGACTGCGTGAAGGCAAGAACCGGGAGGTCAAACGCGTTCTGGAGCATATGGGCCTGACGGTGAACCGGCTGATCCGCGTGTCCTACGGTCCGTTCCAGCTCATGGAGTTGCCCGAGGGCCAGGTTCGCGAAATCCGGGGCAGGGTTCTGCGGGACCAACTCGGCGATACGCTGGCGGAAGAGGCGGGAGCGGATTTTGACGCGCCGCTCTTCCACGTGCCAAAGCCGGAAGCCGAGAAGAAGCCGACGGGCGCAAAGCGCGCCGGTGGCGGCCCCGGTGAGCGGAACACGGGCGAGCGCAGCACGGGAGAGCGCCGTGAGGGCGGGCAGGGCAAATGGCTCACCGCGCGCGAAGGCAAGAGCGAAACCGACCGCCGCAAGGCGGTGAAGTCGGAACGTGCCGATCAAAAGCAGGCAAAACGAAAGCCTTCCGGCCCGAAGCTCGAAAAGGTTTCACCGCGCTCGCGCTTCCGCATGACGTCGGACCCCAGGCCGCGCAAGAAGAACTATGACGACGACGGCCACACCCCGCCGCCGCGCCGGATCTGGGCAGATGACGGACTGGTTGAGGACAAGCACCAGCAGAGCCGGACCGAACGTGACAGCCGGAGCGGCCCGCCGAAAGGCGGCCGGAGTGGTCCGCCGAGGGGCGACCGGAGCGGCCCGCCAAGAGAAGGTCGGAGCGGCCCGCCAAGAGAAGGTCGGAGTGGTCCGCCAAGAGAAGGCCGGAGTGGCCCGCCGAGAGAAGGCCGGAGTGGCCCGCCGAGAGAAGGCCGGAGTGGCCCGCCAAGAGAAGGCCGGAGTGGCCCGCCGAGAGAGGGCCGGAGCGGCCCGCCGAAAGGCGGCCGGAGTGGTCCGCCGAAAGGCGGCCGGAGTGGTCCGCCGAAAGGCGGCCGGAGCGGCCCGCCCAAAGTCGGACGGGGTCCGCGCGGCGGGGGCCGTTCGTGA
- a CDS encoding nucleoside deaminase yields MTVIDTGNQRSFMELALEEAEKSGARGEVPVGAVLVLGDRVLACNGNRTLELNDPTAHAEILVIRTACAELGSQRLPDCDLYVTLEPCQMCAGAISFARIRRLYYGAGDEKGGAVDHGTRFFSQPTCHHAPDVYSGIAETRAADILKDFFQSKR; encoded by the coding sequence ATGACCGTCATTGATACAGGCAATCAAAGATCCTTCATGGAGCTCGCCCTGGAAGAGGCGGAAAAGTCTGGGGCCAGGGGAGAAGTGCCGGTGGGGGCCGTGCTGGTCTTGGGAGACCGGGTCCTTGCATGCAATGGCAACCGGACACTGGAGCTGAATGACCCGACCGCCCATGCGGAAATCCTGGTCATTCGGACGGCCTGTGCCGAACTTGGATCCCAGCGCCTTCCGGATTGCGATCTCTATGTCACGCTCGAGCCCTGCCAGATGTGCGCCGGCGCCATATCCTTTGCGCGCATCCGGCGGCTCTATTACGGAGCCGGAGACGAGAAAGGCGGCGCGGTCGACCACGGCACCCGCTTCTTCAGCCAGCCGACCTGCCACCATGCCCCGGACGTCTATTCCGGAATTGCCGAGACGCGCGCGGCCGACATCCTGAAGGATTTCTTCCAGTCGAAACGATAG
- a CDS encoding alpha/beta hydrolase — translation MQGNGFWKKAAQLTARLAVILAIGYGTAAGYMYLTQRGFIFVPTGDLSSPEEKGLEEIVVETPDMADGTQVTVWRAEPAAEGNPTVLYFHGNAGNISSRWQRFRQILDSGFGLYAPSYRGYAGSEGKPSEAALISDGLEHFDRLAASGTPIIVHGESLGTGVAVAVAARRPAADLLVLEAPYTGLADMASEQYPWLPVDLLMKDPMPSSERIKNVEAPVVIVHGTADSIIPVEHGKRLFERAGDPKQLLIVEGAGHGDLWRNGLWPAVLEAWKRTR, via the coding sequence ATGCAGGGTAATGGATTTTGGAAGAAGGCGGCGCAGCTGACGGCACGCCTGGCGGTGATCCTTGCGATCGGCTACGGCACGGCGGCCGGCTACATGTATCTCACGCAGCGCGGCTTCATCTTCGTGCCGACCGGAGACCTGTCGTCTCCCGAGGAAAAGGGCCTGGAAGAGATCGTCGTTGAAACGCCCGACATGGCGGACGGGACGCAGGTCACCGTCTGGCGCGCCGAACCTGCCGCCGAGGGAAATCCCACCGTCCTCTATTTCCATGGCAATGCCGGCAATATCTCGTCCCGGTGGCAGCGGTTCAGGCAGATCCTCGACAGCGGCTTCGGCCTGTATGCGCCAAGCTACCGGGGATATGCGGGAAGCGAAGGCAAGCCGTCGGAAGCAGCCCTGATCTCCGACGGGCTGGAACATTTCGACCGCCTGGCGGCTAGTGGAACGCCGATCATCGTCCATGGTGAAAGCCTGGGCACGGGCGTCGCCGTCGCGGTCGCCGCCAGACGGCCGGCCGCGGATCTGCTGGTGCTGGAGGCGCCTTATACCGGGCTCGCGGACATGGCCTCCGAGCAGTATCCCTGGCTGCCTGTAGACCTTTTGATGAAAGATCCGATGCCGTCCAGCGAGCGCATCAAGAATGTCGAGGCCCCCGTCGTGATCGTTCATGGAACGGCTGACAGCATCATTCCCGTCGAGCATGGAAAGAGGCTCTTCGAACGGGCCGGGGATCCGAAGCAACTCCTGATCGTGGAAGGCGCCGGGCACGGCGACTTGTGGCGCAACGGGCTGTGGCCGGCGGTGCTGGAGGCATGGAAGCGGACCCGCTGA
- the mutL gene encoding DNA mismatch repair endonuclease MutL, with protein sequence MQVRQLGEQVINQIAAGEVIERPASVIKELVENAVDAGASNVEIVTAAGGKTLMRVTDDGDGMRRDDLKLAIRRHCTSKISDDDLFDIRTLGFRGEALPSIGSVARLAIQTRHKEEVHAWTIAVEGGREQPVVPSARARGTQVEVRDLFFATPARLKFLKSDRAEASAITDIVKRIALAYPQIGFSLSGADRQAQNWPAARGGEPHLARIAQILGQEFVDNAMEIDAEREGVRLSGFAGLPTHHRGNAQHQFFFVNGRPVKDKLLLSGLRGAYADVLARDRHPVVVLFIDLDPGQVDVNVHPAKADVRFRDGQFVRGLLVGSIKHALVQSGHRASTSNAAVALDAFRARSPGHSPSSPGAAAMRGNGYGGGFTPSAAAAHWNPDAFRPLETGDASPAPDAFPAGFAEQPQAPFEGHNGFADLARPSADARAHELPAGMERTQLPLGAARAQLHETYIIAQTGDGIVIVDQHAAHERLVYERLKEALAQKEIARQILLIPEIVELPEEDAARLAERAEDLEKVGLSLESFGPGAIAVRETPAILGDMDIQGLVRNLADELAEWETADGLKERLDHVAATMACHGSVRAGRRMRPEEMDALLRDMEATPLSGQCNHGRPTWVELKLSDIEKLFGRR encoded by the coding sequence ATGCAGGTCAGGCAACTCGGCGAACAGGTGATCAACCAGATCGCGGCCGGCGAGGTGATCGAGCGCCCGGCCAGCGTCATCAAGGAACTGGTGGAAAACGCTGTCGATGCCGGGGCATCGAATGTCGAGATCGTCACCGCCGCCGGCGGCAAGACCTTGATGCGGGTGACCGACGACGGCGACGGCATGCGCCGGGACGATCTGAAGCTCGCCATCCGCCGCCACTGCACCTCGAAAATCTCCGACGACGACCTTTTCGATATCCGCACGCTGGGCTTCCGCGGTGAAGCGCTGCCGTCGATCGGCTCCGTCGCCCGGCTCGCAATCCAGACGCGCCACAAGGAGGAAGTCCACGCCTGGACCATCGCCGTGGAAGGGGGCAGGGAGCAGCCGGTGGTTCCCTCCGCGCGGGCCAGGGGCACCCAGGTCGAGGTCCGGGACCTGTTCTTTGCAACGCCCGCCCGACTGAAATTTCTGAAATCCGACCGCGCGGAAGCGTCCGCGATCACCGATATCGTCAAGCGCATCGCGCTCGCCTATCCGCAGATCGGGTTTTCCCTGTCCGGCGCCGACCGTCAGGCGCAGAACTGGCCGGCGGCAAGGGGTGGTGAACCGCATCTTGCCCGCATCGCACAGATCCTGGGCCAGGAGTTCGTAGACAATGCCATGGAGATCGATGCGGAGCGGGAGGGCGTCCGGCTGTCGGGCTTTGCCGGCCTGCCGACCCACCATCGCGGCAACGCACAGCACCAGTTCTTCTTTGTGAACGGCCGTCCCGTGAAGGACAAGCTGTTGCTTTCGGGTCTGCGCGGCGCCTATGCGGATGTGCTGGCACGCGACAGGCATCCCGTCGTGGTGCTGTTCATCGATCTTGATCCCGGCCAGGTGGATGTGAATGTGCACCCGGCCAAGGCGGATGTCAGGTTCCGCGACGGCCAGTTTGTGCGCGGACTCCTCGTCGGTTCGATCAAGCATGCGCTTGTCCAGTCCGGACACCGCGCATCGACCTCCAATGCCGCTGTTGCGCTCGATGCGTTCAGGGCAAGGTCGCCCGGTCATTCGCCGTCATCTCCGGGCGCTGCCGCCATGCGCGGCAACGGCTATGGCGGCGGCTTCACGCCCTCCGCCGCCGCTGCGCATTGGAATCCGGATGCTTTCCGGCCCCTCGAGACCGGCGACGCATCCCCGGCGCCCGACGCCTTTCCGGCCGGTTTTGCCGAACAGCCCCAGGCGCCATTCGAGGGACACAACGGCTTTGCGGATCTTGCCCGCCCTTCAGCCGACGCCCGGGCCCACGAGCTGCCGGCCGGGATGGAAAGGACGCAGCTGCCCCTCGGCGCCGCGCGGGCGCAACTGCACGAGACCTATATCATTGCCCAGACGGGAGACGGCATCGTCATCGTCGACCAGCATGCGGCCCATGAGCGGCTTGTCTATGAACGCCTGAAGGAAGCGCTGGCTCAAAAAGAGATTGCGCGGCAGATCCTGCTGATCCCCGAAATTGTCGAACTGCCGGAGGAGGACGCCGCACGCCTGGCAGAGCGGGCGGAGGATCTGGAAAAGGTCGGCCTGTCGCTGGAATCCTTCGGCCCCGGCGCCATTGCCGTCAGGGAGACGCCGGCGATCCTCGGCGACATGGACATCCAGGGCCTGGTGCGAAACCTCGCCGACGAGCTTGCCGAGTGGGAAACGGCGGATGGACTCAAGGAAAGACTTGATCACGTTGCCGCCACCATGGCCTGCCATGGTTCGGTTCGTGCCGGACGGCGCATGCGGCCGGAAGAAATGGATGCGCTGCTGCGCGACATGGAAGCAACACCCCTGTCGGGCCAGTGCAATCACGGACGGCCCACGTGGGTGGAGCTGAAATTGTCGGACATCGAGAAACTCTTCGGCCGCAGATAG
- a CDS encoding TIGR01459 family HAD-type hydrolase has product MTISAPLLVEGLRSLAPSYKGILCDVWGVLHNGVAAFDHAHKALRTYGEETGGKVILITNAPRPAKQVGEMLAELGVPETAYDAIVTSGDVTRDVLKAQGSKTMLHLGPNRDQPLYWDLEARFTSRDEEAEAISCTGLEDDENETPDDYRDRLQKLAERKLPMICANPDILVERGERLIWCAGALARLYEDLGGEVIILGKPHAPIYQAALQEMERLSGEKIDKRDVLAIGDGLPTDIRGAVSQDIDVLFITAGIHAADFGPSDAPDEHLIRRRLAEEGLRASAALPRLWW; this is encoded by the coding sequence ATGACCATTTCTGCACCGCTTCTTGTTGAGGGGCTTCGTTCCCTTGCCCCGTCCTACAAGGGCATCCTGTGCGATGTCTGGGGCGTTCTGCACAATGGTGTGGCAGCGTTCGATCATGCTCACAAGGCCCTGCGAACCTACGGGGAGGAAACCGGCGGCAAGGTGATCCTGATCACCAATGCGCCGCGTCCGGCCAAACAGGTCGGCGAGATGCTTGCCGAGCTCGGCGTTCCCGAAACCGCCTATGACGCCATCGTCACGTCCGGGGACGTCACCCGCGATGTCCTGAAAGCCCAGGGCAGCAAGACCATGCTGCATCTCGGCCCGAACCGCGACCAGCCCCTCTATTGGGATCTTGAAGCCAGGTTCACGTCGCGGGACGAAGAGGCCGAGGCGATCAGTTGCACGGGCCTGGAGGACGATGAAAACGAAACGCCGGACGACTACCGCGACCGCCTGCAAAAGCTGGCCGAGCGCAAGCTGCCGATGATCTGCGCCAATCCGGACATCCTTGTCGAACGCGGCGAGCGGCTGATCTGGTGCGCCGGTGCACTGGCCCGGCTCTACGAGGATCTTGGCGGCGAGGTCATCATTCTCGGCAAGCCGCACGCGCCGATCTATCAGGCGGCGCTGCAGGAGATGGAACGGCTGAGCGGCGAAAAGATCGACAAGAGGGACGTGCTTGCGATCGGCGACGGTCTGCCGACGGATATCCGCGGCGCGGTCTCCCAGGATATCGACGTGCTGTTCATCACGGCCGGCATCCATGCCGCGGATTTCGGCCCGAGCGATGCGCCCGACGAACACCTGATCCGCCGCCGCCTGGCGGAAGAAGGCCTGCGCGCAAGCGCCGCGCTGCCGCGGCTATGGTGGTAA
- a CDS encoding protein phosphatase CheZ: MSALQIRVSGDAFTMEGLDLMANMKKENVARVIDFLQENKHREGEVSLTDVMHLAEVMSGSMFDFLSTVQPAVTDELTAISREITRMKEEISNLRANHMTGSKIPDAGRELDAIVEATEEATNTIMEAAEDIMGADTSDTEAYQELVSNKMISIFEACTFQDITGQRISKVVETLNYIDERVTSFIGHLRLPEDLDAEIEETEADRRKRELILHGPQLSGEGVSQDDIDALLRGAQADIDKLFD; this comes from the coding sequence GTGTCTGCACTGCAGATCCGTGTTTCGGGGGATGCTTTCACCATGGAAGGGCTCGACCTGATGGCTAACATGAAAAAAGAAAACGTTGCCCGCGTCATAGACTTCCTTCAGGAAAACAAGCATCGGGAAGGCGAAGTCTCGCTGACCGACGTGATGCATCTCGCAGAGGTCATGTCGGGCTCCATGTTCGACTTCCTGTCGACCGTTCAGCCCGCGGTCACGGATGAGCTAACCGCGATCTCCAGGGAAATCACGCGCATGAAGGAGGAAATCTCCAATCTGCGCGCAAACCACATGACCGGCAGCAAGATACCCGATGCCGGCCGCGAACTGGACGCAATCGTCGAGGCGACCGAGGAGGCCACCAACACGATCATGGAAGCGGCCGAAGACATCATGGGCGCCGACACGAGCGATACCGAGGCCTATCAGGAACTGGTCAGCAACAAGATGATCAGCATTTTCGAGGCCTGTACTTTCCAGGACATCACCGGCCAGCGCATTTCGAAGGTCGTGGAAACGCTCAATTACATTGATGAACGCGTGACGTCCTTCATCGGCCATCTCCGCCTTCCTGAAGATCTGGATGCCGAGATCGAGGAAACGGAGGCCGACCGCCGCAAGCGCGAGCTGATCCTGCACGGTCCGCAGCTTTCGGGAGAAGGTGTTTCCCAAGACGATATCGACGCGCTCCTGCGCGGCGCCCAGGCGGATATCGACAAGCTGTTCGACTGA
- a CDS encoding MaoC family dehydratase: MLELQELCFEDLKTGMSEELVKHVSSSDVVGFAEVSGDRNPIHLSEHFAARTPFKTRIAHGLYTASLISAVLGTRLPGPGAIYLSQTLNFKAPVKIGDDVKVVVRVEELMERGNRARLSCICSVGDTVVLEGEALVKVPRRGDEG; this comes from the coding sequence ATGCTGGAACTACAAGAACTCTGTTTCGAAGATCTGAAAACCGGAATGAGTGAAGAACTCGTCAAACATGTCAGTTCTTCGGACGTGGTCGGCTTTGCGGAAGTCTCGGGAGACCGGAACCCCATCCACCTGTCGGAGCACTTTGCCGCCCGCACTCCCTTCAAGACCCGGATTGCGCACGGACTTTATACCGCCAGCCTGATTTCCGCGGTGCTCGGCACCCGCCTGCCGGGGCCCGGCGCCATCTACCTGTCCCAGACCCTGAACTTCAAGGCGCCGGTGAAGATCGGCGACGACGTGAAGGTCGTCGTGCGGGTCGAAGAACTGATGGAACGCGGCAATCGCGCCCGGCTGTCCTGCATCTGCAGCGTCGGCGACACGGTGGTTCTGGAGGGAGAAGCCCTGGTCAAGGTGCCAAGGCGCGGCGACGAAGGCTGA
- a CDS encoding bifunctional riboflavin kinase/FAD synthetase — translation MNQSVSSEFLIIENLDDFPEELKGGIVAIGNFDGVHRGHRAVLDAALGLGHGTHHPVFAMSFEPHPRTVFNPSSPVFRLTPLKVKLEILRVCGLEGALILPFTREFAGIEADAFVQDILIGTLGISHAVTGYDFHFGRARQGTPDYLREAGARHGFGVTIVQREEDENADVISSSRIRECLSEGDVASANGLLGYRWFFEADVRHGDKRGRDLGYPTANLQLGEECPLRHGIYAVKVKTGDGWHDGVASYGRRPTFDNGAPLFEVHLFDFKGDLYGEPLRVHLVSYLRGEEKFDTVEALVAQMDRDSEEARAALASIRPLSEIDLKLLELAS, via the coding sequence ATGAACCAGTCTGTTTCCTCCGAGTTTCTGATCATCGAAAATCTGGATGATTTTCCGGAGGAACTGAAAGGCGGCATCGTCGCGATCGGCAATTTCGACGGGGTTCACCGGGGACACCGGGCCGTTCTCGATGCAGCGCTCGGACTTGGCCACGGCACGCATCATCCGGTCTTTGCAATGAGTTTCGAACCGCATCCGAGGACCGTCTTCAATCCGTCCAGCCCGGTCTTCCGGCTGACGCCGTTGAAGGTCAAACTTGAAATCCTTCGCGTGTGCGGACTGGAGGGGGCGCTGATCCTGCCCTTCACGCGGGAATTCGCCGGCATCGAAGCCGACGCCTTCGTGCAGGACATCCTGATCGGCACGCTCGGCATATCGCACGCGGTCACCGGCTATGATTTCCATTTCGGCCGGGCCCGGCAAGGCACGCCGGACTACCTGCGCGAGGCCGGTGCCAGACACGGCTTCGGCGTCACGATCGTCCAGCGCGAGGAAGACGAAAACGCAGACGTCATTTCATCGTCCCGCATCCGGGAGTGCCTGAGCGAAGGCGATGTCGCCAGTGCGAACGGCCTGCTGGGATACCGCTGGTTTTTCGAGGCGGATGTCCGGCATGGCGACAAGCGGGGCCGGGATCTGGGCTATCCGACGGCCAACCTGCAACTGGGCGAGGAATGTCCGCTGCGTCACGGCATCTACGCCGTGAAGGTGAAGACCGGCGACGGCTGGCACGATGGCGTTGCCAGCTACGGCCGCCGGCCGACCTTCGACAACGGCGCGCCGCTGTTCGAGGTCCACCTGTTCGATTTCAAGGGCGATCTTTATGGGGAACCCTTGAGGGTTCATCTGGTCTCCTACCTGCGCGGCGAGGAAAAATTCGACACTGTTGAGGCGCTGGTCGCGCAGATGGACAGGGACAGCGAGGAGGCCCGCGCCGCTCTCGCCTCGATCCGGCCCCTGTCTGAAATCGACCTGAAACTCCTGGAATTGGCCTCGTGA